The following coding sequences lie in one Salarias fasciatus chromosome 7 unlocalized genomic scaffold, fSalaFa1.1 super_scaffold_4, whole genome shotgun sequence genomic window:
- the LOC115383128 gene encoding ankyrin repeat domain-containing protein 34B-like: MEDGCNPSLAVDSGNPLLRAVFLRRLRLTRLLLDGGAYINESDSQGQTPLMVACRTQHVDAQSASRVKLVQFLLEKGADPNIQDKDGRSALMHACRELAGSEVVSLLLGSGADVSLEDRTGTSALVHAVMAGDLKVLKLLLDTCKAKGKEVIIITTETFPCGKMQAKQYLSMAPLSPLEQADKATPAAPASPSEVQLISSPPCSSSLCPPKPVFSFKEAQICGASSHPCSPSRFRGLGQPTANGTQQPLLRLNSEPWLKIPASLLTQQLHAASDRSKNPNQTEELSFTVPEVDEEDFKRYEDMLVSDKGEDGNNDCAKQKISLPGLLSSHSASHPNLHSETLTGDSLSSTSSLSRGKDLHSLASSSLHHIIQRRKLGTDIYSSDPQLARDQTEGKRLAPLRCSTTLGSRESLSGSSRRVLFGYERRGSGAFLLDHSSQARPRSLPPLNNTPIPHTYSLSSGSGGSFLPSAPPGQPRGGPDQTRRRLLRRHSMQTEQFKGTA; encoded by the coding sequence ATGGAGGACGGCTGTAATCCCAGCCTGGCCGTAGACTCAGGGAACCCGCTGCTCAGAGCGGTTTTCCTTCGCCGCCTGCGGCTCACCCGGCTCCTCCTGGACGGAGGGGCCTACATCAATGAGAGCGACAGTCAAGGACAAACGCCGCTCATGGTGGCCTGCAGGACCCAGCACGTCGACGCCCAGAGCGCCAGCCGGGTCAAGTTGGTCCAGTTCCTCCTGGAGAAAGGAGCCGACCCCAACATCCAGGACAAGGATGGCCGTTCGGCGCTGATGCACGCCTGCCGGGAGCTGGCGGGCTCGGAGGTGGTGTCCCTGCTCCTGGGCAGCGGGGCGGACGTTAGCCTGGAGGACCGGACGGGGACATCGGCATTAGTCCATGCAGTCATGGCTGGAGACCTGAAGGTGCTGAAGCTGTTACTTGACACATGCAAGGCCAAGGGAAAAGAGGTGATCATCATaaccacagaaacatttccatGTGGAAAAATGCAAGCCAAGCAGTACCTCAGCATGGCGCCGCTCAGTCCTCTGGAACAGGCCGATAAAGCAACGCCGGCAGCGCCGGCATCTCCGTCTGAAGTTCAGCTCATCTCCTCCCCGCcgtgctcctcctccctctgccccccAAAACCTGTCTTTTCATTCAAGGAGGCGCAAATCTGTGGCGCCAGCTCCCATCCGTGTTCCCCGTCGCGGTTCCGTGGCCTCGGCCAGCCGACGGCCAACGGGACGCAGCAGCCGCTGCTGAGGCTGAACTCCGAGCCTTGGCTGAAGATCCCGGCGTCTCTGCTCACCCAGCAGCTTCACGCAGCTTCAGATAGGAGCAAAAACCCCAACCAGACCGAAGAGCTTTCCTTCACTGTTCCAGAAGTGGATGAGGAGGACTTCAAGAGGTACGAAGATATGCTGGTTAGCGATAAAGGAGAAGATGGAAACAATGATTGTGCCAAGCAAAAGATATCCCTGCCCGGTCTCCTGTCCTCCCACTCTGCATCACACCCCAACCTTCACTCTGAGACCCTCACTGGGGACTCGCTgtcctccacttcctctctgTCTCGTGGCAAAGATCTTCACAGCTTGGCCTCATCAAGTCTTCATCACATCATCCAGAGGCGCAAGCTGGGCACCGACATCTACAGCTCCGACCCCCAGCTGGCCAGAGACCAGACCGAGGGCAAGAGGCTGGCGCCGCTACGCTGCTCCACCACGCTGGGCTCCAGGGAGTCGCTGTCAGGCTCCAGCCGAAGGGTCCTGTTTGGGTACGAGCGCCGAGGATCTGGAGCCTTCCTGTTGGACCACAGTTCCCAGGCCAGGCCTCGATCTCTGCCTCCTCTGAACAACACCCCCATCCCTCACACTTACAGCCTCAGCTCAGGCAGTGGAGGTAGTTTTCTCCCATCAGCCCCCCCTGGGCAGCCCAGAGGCGGCCCGGACCagaccaggaggaggctgctgcggAGACACTCCATGCAGACGGAACAGTTCAAAGGCACAGCGTGA
- the LOC115383269 gene encoding uncharacterized protein LOC115383269, producing the protein MDEKEDLETLGEQLYPLIHPKHQENAAKLTGMLLELPGPVLVQMLQDEALLSEAVEKAVRALQLAADSSERTLKEEDDVSTSSDALGEQLFELVDVYNTGHSQKITGMLLEQHRDAVLKLLSDSRLLDEQVTLALKTLEEQIAEETDVGDRSDADETERLGEKLFILVEKMDPLHAGDITGMLLEMDPAVLHQLLSDRAMLELAVHKAQAALEVES; encoded by the exons ATGGATGAGAAGGAAGACCTAGAGACACTGGGCGAGCAGCTGTACCCTCTGATTCACCCCAAACACCaggaaaatgctgcaaaacTGACAG GCATGTTGTTGGAGCTGCCAGGCCCAGTGCTGGTCCAGATGCTGCAGGATGAGGCCCTGTTGTCTGAGGCTGTGGAGAAAGCTGTGCGAGCCCTGCAGCTCGCTGCCGACTCCAG TGAGCGAACTCTTAAGGAGGAGGACGATGTGTCCACGTCCTCCGACGCTCTGGGAGAGCAGCTGTTTGAGCTGGTGGACGTTTACAACACCGGCCATTCACAGAAGATCACAG GAATGCTTCTGGAGCAGCACAGAGACGCCGTGTtgaagctgctgtcagactCCAGACTGCTGGACGAGCAGGTGACACTCGCCCTCAAGACGCTGGAGGA GCAGATCGCGGAAGAGACGGACGTCGGCGACAGGTCGGACGCCGACGAGACAGAGCGGCTCGGAGAGAAGCTCTTCATCctggtggagaagatggatcCGCTTCATGCAGGCGATATCACAG GCATGCTGCTGGAAATGGACCCGGCcgtcctccaccagctgctcagcGACCGCGCCATGCTGGAGCTGGCCGTTCACAAAGCACAAGCGGCGCTGGAGGTCGAGAGCTGA
- the rpl28 gene encoding large ribosomal subunit protein eL28, which produces MSSHLQWMVIRNCSSFLIKRNGQTYSTEPNNLKARNSFRFNGLVHKKTVGVQPAADGKGVVVVLKKRRGQRKPATSYEKITINKNARATLNSLRHIISKNKYRKDLRMAALRRASAILKSQKPVVVKKKRTRAAKTA; this is translated from the exons ATGTCGTCCCACCTTCAGTGGATGGTGATCAGGAACTGCTCCAGTTTCCTCATCAAGAGGAACGGACAGACCTACAGCACT GAGCCCAACAACCTGAAGGCCAGGAACTCTTTCCGCTTCAATGGTTTGGTGCACAAGAAGACGGTGGGCGTGCAGCCGGCGGCCGACGGGAAGGgcgtggtggtggtgctgaagAAGCGTAGAG GCCAGCGTAAGCCAGCCACCTCCTACGAGAAGATCACCATCAACAAGAACGCCCGCGCCACGCTGAACAGCCTCCGGCACATCATCAGCAAGAACAAGTACAGGAAGGACCTGCGCATG GCCGCCCTGCGCCGCGCCAGCGCCATCCTGAAGAGCCAGAAGCCCGTCGTGGTCAAGAAGAAGCGCACCAGGGCCGCCAAGACCGCATAG